A region from the Aphis gossypii isolate Hap1 chromosome 1, ASM2018417v2, whole genome shotgun sequence genome encodes:
- the LOC114130494 gene encoding beta-1,4-galactosyltransferase 7: protein MMFKAKILLIGIILTLVITLLLSLLYVRELENGGNLRLKEQASSVFKSNKLGIIIPFKERFDELLEFVPHINSFLKNQDVLHEIFVINQVDQYRFNRGSLINAGFKEIMSSNSMVDYIAMHDVDLLPLNPALDYHYPPTGHVNHIAAPHLHPRYHYASFVGGILLITKEDFIQIDGLSNNYWGWGLEDDEFYLRLKEAKIGIHRPGNLTTGISNTFRHNHDRTVRKRDMTKCYNQREVTRKRDRHTGLHNINYFVKKKHELLIDGVPTLVLDIELKCNKTLTPWCLCSEYGVKNTKNLKKGK, encoded by the exons tattaattggaaTCATACTCACTCTAGTAATCACTCTATTATTGTCACTGTTATATGTGC gagAACTTGAGAATGGTGGAAATTTACGGTTAAAAGAACAGGCTTCTTCTGTGTTCAAAAGTAATAAACTTGGCATCATAATACCTTTTAAAGAAAGATTTGATGAGCTTTTAGAATTTGTGCCACATATTAATTCGTTTCTGAAAAACCAAGATGTACTCcatgaaatatttgttatcaatCAA GTTGATCAGTACCGTTTTAACAGAGGTTCATTGATTAATGCCGggtttaaagaaataatgtcCTCAAATAGCATGGTTGATTATATAGCTATGCATGATGTTGACTTATTACCTCTTAACCCTGCACTAGATTATCATTATCCTCCAACTGGTCATGTTAACCACATTGCTGCGCCTCATTTGCATCCACGTTACCATTATGCTTCATTTGTGGGTGGAATTCTACTTATTACCAA agAAGACTTTATACAAATCGATGGCTTAAGCAACAATTATTGGGGTTGGGGTCTTGAAGATGATGAGTTTTATTTACGCCTTAAAGAAGCCAAGATAGGTATTCATAGACCAGGAAATTTAACAACGGGTATATCAAATACATTCAG ACACAATCATGATCGAACTGTTAGAAAACGTGATATGACAAAATGTTATAACCAACGTGAAGTAACAAGAAAGCGTGACAGACACACtggattacataatattaactattttgtaaaaaaaaaacatgaattgCTCATAGATGGTGTACCTACACTAGTGTTagatatagaattaaaatgtaataagacGTTAACTCCTTGGTGCTTATGTTCAGAATATGGTgtaaaaaacactaaaaatctaaaaaaagggaagtaa
- the LOC114130496 gene encoding LOW QUALITY PROTEIN: protein TRC8 homolog (The sequence of the model RefSeq protein was modified relative to this genomic sequence to represent the inferred CDS: inserted 1 base in 1 codon), with protein sequence MSLCNLLRVPPIXIMDELFKSSFGVPDLADIIFPADDDFVNSTLSQIEIGESAQYYKAIFLSFIKIIVSCLIFCSSSCLFVLPARYLYLVYFHVVSVCIVLLSYWSNIQTLKVLSGKYENFKIDTINEVITWDVDGILHLFTQLQIINFLYLLIRNLVLQCCLSLLFDFLQVFTTNHSINKIFSFSFVIPTLISLIPGTHGILNTVTVLSTLLPLFIMLKTLWLNIFTITNLICNGYSHARETINNFGISAMIEAEWIRLQIPSVLRIFWAIRVLEQILYLLTDMEIKNETLFGAVKYLLIKGCDTFTAVLGMTSFVSYFCHYIGVFFQWVLLTEDVDDKSIGTISAVLFYILALQTGLTGLDPEKRFIRLYRNICLLCAALLHYIHNVVNPLLMSLSASHNPSLNRHIRALLVCGFLIVFPITMLAYLWSHHSLSTWLLAVSSFNIEIIIKVLVSLAVYSLFLIDAYRTTFWEKLDDYVYYIKSFGNTVEFCFGIFLFLNGVYIMVFVSGGAVRASMMCIHAYFNIWCDARDGWRVFIKRRTAVKKIESLPEATSRQLAELDDVCAICYQNMGSAKITKCNHYFHGVCLRKWLYVQDRCPLCHDILYKAEMSNVQKQDTNHFQDLQNVIDADNS encoded by the exons ATGAGTCTTTGTAATTTGTTGAGGGTTCCAccca ttattatggacGAACTCTTCAAAAGTAGTTTCGGGGTTCCAGATTTGGCGGATATAATATTTCCAGCAGATGATGACTTTGTAAATAGCACCCTCAGTCAAATTGAGATTGGAGAGTCTGCGCAATATTACAAGgccatatttttatctttcatcaaaataatagtatcttGTTTaa tattTTGTTCCTCGTCATGTTTATTTGTTCTACCTGCCagatacctatatttagtGTACTTTCATGTAGTTTCTGTTTGCATTGTACTTCTTTCTTATTGGTCAAACATACAAACACTTAAAGTTTTATCAGGCAAAtatgaaaactttaaaattgatacaatAAATGAAGTTATAACATGGGATGTAGATGGAATTTTACATCTTTTTACACAActacaaatcataaatttcTTGTACCTGTTAATCCGCAATTTAGTTCTACAGTGTTGTCTATCATtactatttgattttttacaaGTCTTTACTACAAATCATTCAATCaataaa attTTCAGCTTCAGTTTTGTTATTCCTACTTTAATCTCATTAATACCTGGTACACATGGAATTTTGAATACAGTAACAGTGTTATCAACATTGTTAccattgtttattatgttgaaaacattatggttaaatatatttacgattacaaatttaatttgtaatggaTATAGTCATGCACGGGAAACTATCAA TAATTTTGGAATATCTGCCATGATTGAAGCAGAGTGGATTCGTCTCCAAATCCCCAgtgttttaagaatattttgggCTATACGAGTACTGGAACAAATCTTATACCTATTAACTGatatggaaattaaaaatgaaactttaTTCGGAGctgtgaaatatttattaattaaaggaTGCGACACATTTACAGCAGTTTTAGGAATGACAAGTTTTGTTTCATACTTTTGTCATTATATAGGAGTATTCTTCCAATGG gtgcTGTTAACTGAGGATGTAGATGATAAAAGCATTGGAACAATTTCtgctgtattattttatatattagctTTGCAAACAGGACTAACAGGCTTAGATCCAGAAAAGCGCTTTATTAGGCTCTAtcgtaatatttgtttactttGCGCTGCGTTACTGCATTACATCCATAATGTGGTTAATCCATTATTAATGTCTTTGAGCGCTTCTCATAATCCTTCacttaatag acatATAAGAGCTCTTTTAGTTTGTGGATTTCTCATAGTGTTTCCAATCACTATGTTAGCATATTTGTGGTCTCACCATTCACTCAGCACTTGGCTACTAGCAGTTTCTTCtttcaatattgaaattattataaaagtattggtATCGTTAGCTgtctattcattatttttaattgatgccTATCGCACAACCTTTTGGGAGAAATTAGATGATTATGTGTATTACATCAAATCATTTGGCAATacg gtgGAATTCTGTTTTGGCATCTTTCTTTTTCTAAATggtgtttatattatggtatttgtATCTGGTGGTGCAGTACGTGCATCTATGATGTGTATACACGCATATTTCAACATATGGTGTGATGCTAGAGACGGATGGAGAGTATTCATTAAACGCCGAACAGctgtgaaaaaaattgaatcgtTACCAGAAGCAACTAGTCGACAATTAGCTGAATTAGATGATGTCTGTGCCATATGTTACCAAAATATGGGATCGGCAAAAATTACCAAATGCAATCATTATTTCCATGGTGTATGTCTGCGTAAATGGCTCTATGTACag
- the LOC114130480 gene encoding uncharacterized protein LOC114130480 encodes MYNSNRPNFSDYNLERVSGNNRNHYNATRKPKPSKSRNPKVDNRSPSCNEQISEFSPLQWNQSNQRLYPTMSDSAVCGYPVPVNIPVDPRFHTLYPIYQPYMSVGIGREYLEPSQHMPSRDQFTSLPPINIADNESEIKRTHSDPGLNNQDDKFELLSSDSDQESYDTYYANEVAELKKDNQRLANELELVKIELRNLKLDISSKNNDKCGCADPGSITNIVQEIRAAHKLMEQTLESKLNSFNANKNEITNDSSQLSLINERLEKLEKLSDKSKRSDSEKRFVKINNSSKKSSAVTAL; translated from the exons atgtacaactctaacag accTAATTTTTCTGACTATAATCTTGAAAGAGTTTCCGGGAATAATAGAAACCATTATAATGCTACAAGAAAACCCAAACCTTCAAAATCAAGAAATCCAAAGGTTGATAATCGGTCACCAAGCTGTAACGAACAAATATCCGAATTCTCTCCACTTCAGTGGAATCAATCCAATCAACGTTTGTATCCTACAATGTCAGACTCTGCCGTTTGTGGTTATCCTGTTCCAGTTAATATACCTGTTGATCCACGCTTTCATACCTTGTATCCTATATATCAACCATACATGTCAGTTGGTATTGGCAGAGAATATTTAGAACCCAGTCAACATATGCCATCCAGAGATCAATTTACTAGTTTACCTCCTATTAATATTGCGGATAATGAATCTGAAATTAAACGTACACACAGTGATCCAGGTTTAAATAATCAAGATGATAAATTTGAACTACTTAGCAGTGATTCAGACCAAGAATCGTATGATACCTACTATGCTAATGAAGTGGccgaattaaaaaaagataatcaGAGACTAGCTAATGAATTAGAATTagtgaaaattgaattaagaaatttgaaattggaTATATCAAgcaaaaataatgacaaatgTGGTTGTGCAGATCCAGGATCTATTACAA atattgttCAAGAAATAAGAGCAGCACATAAATTAATGGAACAAACATTAgagtcaaaattaaattcatttaatgctaataaaaatgaaattact aatGATAGTTctcaattatcattaataaatgagcggttagaaaaattagaaaaattgagtGACAAATCAAaaag aTCGGACTCGGAGAAaagatttgttaaaattaataactcatCAAAAAAAAGCTCTGCTGTCACAGCTTTGTGA